Genomic window (Oncorhynchus mykiss isolate Arlee chromosome 21, USDA_OmykA_1.1, whole genome shotgun sequence):
ccacatctcacccttcaacgacccccagcccagccacatctcacccttcaacgacccccagccacatctcacccttcaacgacccccagccacagctcacccttcaacgacccccagccacagcTCACCCTTCAGCGAcctccagccacatctcacccttcaatgacccccagccacatctctctctctcacacacacacacacactctctgagaTATGTACTGTGAGGTTGTAGTAGCCGCTGATTGAGGTCTGTACTGTTATGCTGTAACCAGGAACAGAGTGACATATCACTCAGGGAGCACCAAGATCACTATCAGGGGTTGCTATAGTTATGGcgaaggtggtgtgtgtgtgtgcctttgtgtacctgtgtgtaacatagagatactgtagataggAGAACTAATCTTTGTATCTTAGCCAATATAGCGTATGACAGCATCGGCAGCTCCATTGAGGCAATCGCCATTTTGTAGTAAATGTTCTTCTTCACGATTGGCTGAACACCTCCTGATGACCCGGTTTgacatgactccaacagggtcacCAAGAGGGATCAGCTAATGAAGTTGAAAGTCCCACCCATTTGACTActtttaaaatggtggaagtgGTGCTAGTGGTGCTGCCCATGTTAATATCACCTTCTgtccactagaggcctctatcattctctatggtgtGTATAAGGCCTTAATACCACCTTCTgtccactagaggcctctatcattctctatggtgtGTATAAGGACTTAATACCACCTtctggccactagaggcctcaaTCATTCTCTATCATGCTCTATGGTGTGTAAGGCCTACCTGACTAAGAACAGGCAAGTGGTGCCCCATAAAGATGTAATATTCTATTATTATAACTTAATTATAACTGagagtcactcaattagccatgtcatcTACAATTTGTTTGGGGAAAGtttgtctagccagctatctaacgAGTCAAGAACAGAAAGGGATGGCAGCatagcctagtgggtagaacattggactagtaaccagcaggtagcctagtgggtagaacattggactagtaaccagcaggtagcctagtgggtagaacattggactagtaaccagcaggtagcctagtgggtagaacattggactagtaaccagcaggtagcctagtggttagagcattggactagtaaccagcaggtagcctagtggttagagcgttggaccagtaaccagcaggtagcctagtggttagagcgttggaccagtaaccagcaggtagcctagtggttagaacgttggactagtaaccagcaggtagcctagtggttagagcattggacaagtaaccagcaggtagcccagtggttagagcattggacaagtaaccagcaggtagcctagtggttagagcattggaccagtaaccagcaggtagcctagtggttagagtgttggaccagtaaccagcaggtagagcgttggaccagtaaccagcagatagcttagtggttagagtgttgggtcagtaaccagcaggtagcttagtggttagagcattggacttggaaccataaggtagcctagtgggtagagcattggacttggaaccagaaggtagcctagtgggtagagcattggacttggaaccagcaggtagcctagtggttagagcattggactagtaaccagcaggtagcttagtggttagagcattggacttggaaccagcaggtagcctagtggttagagcattggacttggaaccagcaggtagcctagtggttagagcattggacttggaaccagaaggtagcctagtggttagaacattggACTTGGAACCataaggtagcctagtgggtagagcattggacttggaaccagaaggtagcctagtgggtagagcattggacttggaaccagcaggaagcctagtggttagagcattggactagtaaccagcaggtagcttagtggttagagcattggactagtaaccagcaggtagcttagtggttagagcattggacttggaAACGGACCGCGATAGGGAACCCGACGGGAGGGAAACGGACCGCGATAGGGAACCCGACGGGAGGGAAACGGACCGCGATAGGGAACCCGAGGGAAACAGACTGTGTAAACAACATTCAACAATTGTCTAACAAAATATGAGCAGAAAAGTAGAGTACACACATGTTATGGTGTAACATGGAGAAAACTTAGGCTATATGGACAGAAGATAAACTGTGTTTAAAAAGACAGAGTCCAGGAAACTACAGAAGTGGAAATGTCCATATTGTGAAATCGTGTTTGCTTCCCTGATAATAAATCAGCCAATCATGATCAACCCACCCCTTCTAAAAAGAACACAAAAAGGATGGATAAGAGTCACAAGCACATTATTTTTCTTGTCGGGCTGAAAACCAACTGGAAAAAGACAGCTAACCGTCCCAACAATGCATGTAAGTTGAAGGCTTCATTTTACAACTGAAACATTTTACCACTACAGACTGTTTATATGTAAACACACGCATTTCCATATATTGAGCAGAAAATTATTATGTTTCACACATGGAATGACATAAAATACATCCACATTTAATAGGCTCTCTGTGTTCCAGGCCCTGAGGATTCTCCATGTTTTGCTGCTGTCAGTAGCAGTTCATTCTAAGGGGCTGATGTTCCAGCCTCTGGACTGTGCTGATATCTACAACGACGGCTCTAAGACCAGTGGTGTCTACAGGATGTACCCTGCTGGACCCAACTCTCCTCGATACGTCTACTGTGATATGGACACCGACGGAGGGAAATGGACTGTGAGTAGGTCACCTAGTAGGAAACTATTTAAACGGAGTACATAACCagtgttcagaccagactagagtcggcctcaacccctccagaccagactagagtcagcctcaacccctccagaccatactagtcagcctcaacccctccagaccatactagtcagcctcaacccctccagaccagactagagtcagcctcaacccctccagaccagactagagtcagcatcaacccctccagaccagactagagtcagcatcaacccctccagaccagactagagtcagcatcaacccctccagaccagactagagtcagcatcaacccctccagaccatactagagtcagcctcaacccctccagaccatactagtcagcatcaacccctccagaccataCTAGTCTGCCAGATTAGAGGTCTGATCAACCGTTGGTACTGAATTCTCCTGAGTCAGTACTTGACGACATGGCCTAGATGCTTACaatttctcctctccccttctcttctctccccctccttccaggTGTTTCAGAGGAGGATGGATGGAACAGTGAACTTCTACAGAGGATGGGACCAGTACAAGAACGGCTTTGGACACGCAGCAGGAGAGTACTGGCTGGGTAAAGGACTTCTTTCAAAAAGCCTCATCAAGGACAGATCATCCATGGAAAAACCCTGGATAATATAAATTAATCATTGGGTTGTTAAATTGACTTCTCTGTTATAGTGATGTTGTTGTGACGGTCAGTAGTTAGGCAGGACCAATCGCAACAAGGCCAAATCACAACAGGACCAAATCACAACAGGACCAAATCACAACAGGACCAATCCCCTTTAGTCGGTGTGTAAAACCAGTGCGTCTAGAAAAGCAACCTCCCACACTACTCcaaagcatttaaaaaaataacatgtaCAAAAATATATTCACTAAATTAATATATTCACTTAATTAATATATTCACTTAATATATTCacttccagtcaaaagtttggacacacccttctcattcaagggcttttctttattttctactattttctacattgtacaataatagtgaagacctcaaaactatgaaataacacatatggaatcatgtagtaaccaaaaaagtgttacatcaaaatatattttatatttgagattcttcaaggtagccacccttttgccttgatgacagctttgttcactctcggcattctctcaaccagcttcacctggaatttattttccaacagtactaatcttttgactggtacagtatatacaaaaaaaatgaaGCAAGCTgtgctgaccgaagacatgactttcctgtgctgaccgaagacatgacCCTCTgtgctgaccgaagacatgactctctgtgctgaccgaagacatgactctcccgtgctgaccgaagacatgactttcccgtgctgaccgaagacatgactctCTGTGCTGATCGAAGACATGACTCTCTGTTCTGACCGAAGAATGGACTTTCCTgtgctgaccgaagacatgactctCTGTGCTGACCGAAGAATGGACTTTCCTgtgctgaccgaagacatgactctctgtgctgaccgaagacatgactctctgtgctgaccgaagacatgactctctgtgctgaccgaagacatgactctCTGTGCTGATCGAAGACATGACTCTCTGTGCTGATCGAAGACATGACTCTCTgtgctgaccgaagacatgactctCTGTGCTGACCGAAGAATTTACTTTTCCgtgctgaccgaagacatgacttttccgtgctgaccgaagacatgacttttccgtgctgaccgaagacatgacttTCCCGTGCTGCCCGAAGACATGACTTTCCCGTGCTGCCCGAAGACATGACTTTCCCGTGCTGCCCGAAGACATGACTTTCCCGTGCTGCCCGAAGACATGACTTTCCCGTGCTGCCCGAAGACATGACTCTCCCGTGCTGCCCGAAGACATGACTCTCCCgtgctgaccgaagacatgactctctgtgctgaccgaagacatgactctctgtgctgaccgaagacatgactctctgtgctgaccgaagacatgactctctgtgctgaccgaagacatgactctctgtgctgaccgaagacatgactctctgtgctgaccgaagacatgactctctgttctgaccgaagacatgactttcccgtgctgaccgaagacatgactttcccgtgctgaccgaagacatgacttttctgtgctgaccgaagacatgactctcccttgctgaccgaagacatgactccccttgctgaccgaagacatgactccccttgctgaccgaagacatgactctcccttgctgaccgaagacatgactctcccttgctgaccgaagacatgactctcccttgctgaccgaagacatgactctcccttgctgaccgaagacatgactctcccttgctgaccgaagacatgactctcccttgctgaccgaagacatgactctcccttgctgaccgaagacatgactctcccttgctgaccgaagacatgactctcccttgctgaccgaagacatgactctCCCTTGCTGATCGAAGACATGACTCTCCCTTGCTGATCGAAGACATGACTCTCCCttgctgaccgaagacatgactctcccttgctgaccgaagacatgactctcccttgctgaccgaagacatgactctcccttgctgaccgaagacatgactctcccttgctgaccgaagacatgactctccttgctgaccgaagacatgactctccttgctgaccgaagacatgactctcccttgctgaccgaagacatgactctcccttgctgaccgaagacatgactctcccttgctgaccgaagacatgactctcccttgctgaccgaagacatgactctcccttgctgaccgaagacatgactctcccttgctgaccgaagacatgactctcccttgctgaccgaagacatgactctCCTTGCTGACCGAAGACATAACTCTCCCttgctgaccgaagacatgactctccttgctgaccgaagacatgactctcccttgctgaccgaagacatgactctcccttgctgaccgaagacatgacttTCCTTGCTGACCGAAGACATCTGCATGATAGAAATAGAGATCCTTTTAAAAACTCAACTCTTGACCTCGACGCCAGCGCCACTACATGTTTTCACATTGTTCCTCTTcctcagggactggtttagacctgggacaccaggtattAATTACCAGGTAGAAGAGAAAACCAGCAGCCTGTGAACCTGGTAAGGGGTAACAGTTGAATATCTCTGTTCTAAAAAAGGTTCCCCTCTCGTCTGTTCGATGCAGGTCTGGACACCATCTACCTCCTGACCCTGAAAAAGAATTACGAGTTGAGGGTGGACATGGAGGACTTTGACGGACAGAAAGCCTACGCTTTCTACTCCTCCTTCGCCATCTCTCCCAAAGTCACAGATCCTGAACTGGATGGCTACAAACTCCAGGTTACTGGCTTTAAAGACGGAGGAGCAGGTGAGAACAGTTTAAACTTCCTTAGAGAAACATCTGGGCTGTATTCATTAGTCCAGAGTTCAGGTGAGAACAGTTTAAACTTCATTAGAGAAACATCTGGGCTGTATTCATTAGTCCAGAGTTCAGCTAAGTTCCCTCATTCGGTTCTGTTTGattcctagtgaatacaacctGATCTGATACaagctgatctgggatcagtttattGGAGATCATAATGAATAGTATTACATAGaaaggacagggggggggggggggggggggcgtacaGATACACCATCTTagagctgatctgggatcagtttattAGAGATCATAATGAATAGTATTACATAGAAATGACGGCGGGGGCTGGTCCTAGATCATACTGTGACATAGTAGACtgattttgaccagggctctgataGGTTACATAACATCTGACCTGTGTTTCCTGCTTGAACCAAGGGGACTCTCTCACCTATCACAGCGGTATGAAGTTCTCCACCTTCGACCGAGACCAGGAAATCAACTGTGCAGTCAACGCGGTCGGAGGTTACTGGTACAACGAGTGTTACTTCTCAAACCCAAACGGTCTTTATACATGGGGATTGAACTCACAGATTGGAGTCAACTGGAGGGGATGGAAGACCTTCTACTCTGTGAAAGCCATATCCATGAAGATTAGGCCTGTGAACCTGTGAAGGTCCTTCACAAAGTCCTTTAGTTAAAACATGGTTATATGAACTGCagaataatggctggaacagagcgaatggaatggcatcaaacacatggcatTAAAACGTAAACCACTTTTGATGCATTTGATACTACTCCAGCTATTACGCTACATACAGTCagtaccacgagcccgtcctccgcAATTACGGTGCCATCAACCTCCTGTGCCTCTCACTCACCTGTGGTTCGGAATAAATTGACCACCCCATTTAACACATCCTTTGATGCGACTATACCTCGCATGCTTTTACTATCTCAGAACCCCAAGAATGTAATTATAATCTATCTAATATAATTAAAACATGCAAATGTCTTCCATTCTATGCACAGTGTAAGATTGATCTCAGTCAGTTGTCCTATAAAACTAAAAACTGTCGCGTGAAAAATGCTGCTTTTCATAGCTCATATTCTGTTAAACCCAAATCATGCTGTTGACTCGTTCCTATACTGGTATTTGTGTCTGGGGCTGTTGTGGTGCCCATATTACCGCCACATCGGCAGTCATGAGTCAAGaccacagtcacattctgctgaGTCAACTTCCATCTCCTTTAATTAACTCTGGACATGGCGGTTACACCCAACTGACTATGCACCAATCAGGTCACTAACGGCCTGGTCCTTGGTAGAACCCAACTGACTACACACCAATCAGGTCACTAACGGCCTGGTCCTTGGTAGAACCCAACTGACTACACACCAATCAGGTCACTAACGGCCTGGTACTTCGTAGAACCCAACTGACTACACACCAATCAATCAGGTCCTAACGGCCTGGTCCTTGGAAGAACCCAACTGACTACACAccaatcaggtcctaatggcctggtactcaggtctccattgtccctccatcaggtcctaatggcctggtactcagtgcTCTAGTGTCCCTCCATCatgtcctaatggcctggtactcagggctctattgtccctccatcaggtcctaatggcctggtactcagggctctattgtccctccatcaggtcctaatggcctggtactcagggctctattgtccctccatcaggtcctaatggcctggtactcagggctctattgtccctccatcaggtcctaatggcctggtactcagggctctattgtccctccatcaggtcctaatggcctggtactcagggctctattgcaGGGAGAAGTTGACAAAAACaaagttgacaaaacaaaaaaggAGAACAGACGAGGTACTACGCAATTAGAGCAAGCAGGGAGATTCTCTGTTTTGCTTTGCTCCCTGCCATGCTAACGGGTTCCCACAAGCTACAATGTATGCGAAGAGCATGCTGCATGCCCCCATCTGCTCCTTGATCACGTCAAACTTCGTCCGCCAACACTTGGTCTGGAATGTAATGACATGCTAGCATAGCTAGCGGCTAAGACAGCTTGAGCTAAAATACAAACTCAGTAGCAGAGTAGATCTTCCATATGAAGTCGAACATTGGTGCATTGTGGGTAGCTTATTCGGAAATaggttaataaatatataataaccCCAAAAACATACCTAGGTTTGTACTTTGTACCAGATCATGACTACAACTAAGTTACTTAAGTCTTTGACCATACTGTGTTACAGTGGTGAGGAAAAACTCCTGCTTCCTACCTTTAATGGTATAAATGTCTATGATATATGCTATGCTTATCTGTTACTTGGCAAAACAAGGTCAACTAAGTATATACGGTTTTGATCACATTCTAATATCCATGATCAATATGAAAAAGGCCAGACAAGGAAGTGAAGAGTTTACACTGGAAATTGGTCACAATAAACAACATGTGAAAAAACATTCCACAGACTGGTTAGAGTGGTCACCACTAATACAGGTCTCAGAATATCCAGACTGGTTAGAGTGGTCACCACTAATACAGGTCTCAGAATATCCAGACTGGTTAGTGGTCACCACTAATACAGGTCTCAGAACATCCAGACTGGTTAGAGTGGTCACCACTAATACAGGTCTCAGAACATCCAGACTGGTTAGAGTGGTCACCACTAATACAGGTCTCAGAACATCCAGACTGGTTAGTGGTCACCACTAATACAGGTCTCAGAATATCCAGACTGGTTAGAGTGGTCACCACTAATACAGGTCTCAGAACATCCAGACTGGTTAGAGTGGTCACCACTAATACAGGTCTCAGAACATCCAGACTGGTTAGAGTGGTCATCACTAATACAGGTCTCAGAACATCCAGACTGGTTAGAGTGGTCACCACTAATACAGGTCTCAGAACATCCAGACTGGTTAGTGGTCACCACTAATACAGGTCTCAGAACATCCAGACTGGTTAGTGGTCACCACTAATACAGGTCTCAGAACATCCAGACTGGTTAGTGGTCACCACTAATACAGGTCTCAGAACATCCAGACTGGTTAGTGGTCACCACTAATACAGGTCTCAGAATATCCAGACTGGTTAGTGGTCAAGACTAATACAGGTCTCAGAATATCCAGACTGGTTAGTGGTCACCACTAATACAGGTCTCAGAACATCCAGACTGGTTAGTGGTCACCACTAATACAGGTCTCAGAACATCCAGACTGGTTAGTGGTCACCACTAATACAGGTCTCAGAACATCCAGACTGGTTAGTGGTCACCACTAATACAGGTCTCAGAACATCCAGACTGGTTAGTGGTCACCACTAATACAGGTCTCAGAATATCCAGACTGGTTAGTGGTCACCACTAATACAGGTCTCAGAATATCCAGACTGGTTAGTGGTCACCACTAATACAGG
Coding sequences:
- the LOC118936573 gene encoding microfibril-associated glycoprotein 4-like isoform X2 — encoded protein: MHALRILHVLLLSVAVHSKGLMFQPLDCADIYNDGSKTSGVYRMYPAGPNSPRYVYCDMDTDGGKWTVFQRRMDGTVNFYRGWDQYKNGFGHAAGEYWLGLDTIYLLTLKKNYELRVDMEDFDGQKAYAFYSSFAISPKVTDPELDGYKLQVTGFKDGGAGENSLNFLRETSGLYSLVQSSAKFPHSVLFDS
- the LOC118936573 gene encoding microfibril-associated glycoprotein 4-like isoform X1 encodes the protein MHALRILHVLLLSVAVHSKGLMFQPLDCADIYNDGSKTSGVYRMYPAGPNSPRYVYCDMDTDGGKWTVFQRRMDGTVNFYRGWDQYKNGFGHAAGEYWLGLDTIYLLTLKKNYELRVDMEDFDGQKAYAFYSSFAISPKVTDPELDGYKLQVTGFKDGGAGDSLTYHSGMKFSTFDRDQEINCAVNAVGGYWYNECYFSNPNGLYTWGLNSQIGVNWRGWKTFYSVKAISMKIRPVNL